A window of Thermosipho japonicus genomic DNA:
TTAAGATAATTTTTTTACTTGAAAGTCTAGAACCTCTTGCATAACCTGCACCGATAACTGCCCCAACAATTGCCTGAGATGTAGAAACTGGAATTCCCAAAAGCGCATAAATCCAAACAGTGATCGACTCACCCAGTACAGCAATAGCAGAAGAATAATAATCAAGCTCAATTATTTGTGTACCAACAGTATACATCACCTTATAACTGTAGGTTAAAACTCCAAGTGCTATACTCACGCCTCCCAATAGCGCTGCGTTTTGTACACCAATTGTTTTAGCAAAAACACCAGTAATATTTGCAACATTATTTGCACCTAGAGAATATGAACCATATGCACCTATAACAAGAGTTCCGTAAAAAATTACCTTCTCTTTCACATAAATGGACTTTATCTTGTTAAAAGGTACCGCAAAAATTTTGTATGCCAAAAAGCTAAATATTATCCCACCAATAGGTGTACCTATCCAGGCTGCAAAAAGTTTTACAAGAACGCCCCACTTTACATTCCCTTCTATTAAAGAAGTAACAATTAGTGATCCAACAATTGCTTGAGAAGAAGAAACTGGAACTCCAAGGTATGTCATGGTAGTCATAGTTATTGCTGAAGCCAAAACAGAGATGGAGGCAAGCCCAATCTGAC
This region includes:
- a CDS encoding inorganic phosphate transporter, producing the protein MYVLPAIFFGWSLGANDAANIFGTAVSNRIVKYRTATIISAIFIILGAMLDGAKGIETISSISSSQIGLASISVLASAITMTTMTYLGVPVSSSQAIVGSLIVTSLIEGNVKWGVLVKLFAAWIGTPIGGIIFSFLAYKIFAVPFNKIKSIYVKEKVIFYGTLVIGAYGSYSLGANNVANITGVFAKTIGVQNAALLGGVSIALGVLTYSYKVMYTVGTQIIELDYYSSAIAVLGESITVWIYALLGIPVSTSQAIVGAVIGAGYARGSRLSSKKIILKIVSAWVNTPVISGAITFLIYYIVKMF